CACATCCCTTTTTTCAACCCATTTAACCGATATATAAGCAGTATAACAGACTTTGATGAGGCATCAGATGACCTGAAAAATCTTCTTTTATCCGGAATGATGACAGAAAACTCCGAGGATGACAAGACATTTGTTGTCGGGGTTATAAACCGGAAAAACGATTAAAAGGCACCTTAAATGGATAAAACCTTTGTATATGACCGTAAAGGAATAAAATACACCCTCATCCGTCCGCCAAGGAAAGGCGGGGAAGGGGAGGTATTCAGATTATCTGAAAATCCTGCCCTCTGTGCAAAGATATACTACAGAAATGTAATTACAGAGGAGATCTGCGAGAAGATCACCTCAATGACTGACAACCCTCCCGCCGGCGATCTTACTGAACACAATAAAAAAACCCGTTCAGCATCAATAGCATGGCCTTTGAGCGAGCTGTATAAATATCCGGGCCGAAAAGATTTCTGCGGCTTTCTGATGCCGGTCATTGACACAGAACTCTTCAGAGAGGCACATATGTATTATGACCCTGAAGACCGGAGCAGATATCTGAGTGGATCATTTACATGGAAGTACCTCCTCACAGCAGCCTATAATATCGCCTGCACCGTCTCTGCAATACACAAAAGCGGGCACTGCATAGGAGATATGAGCGGCAGCAATATCCTTGTCGCAAGGACGGCTGCGATCTCTGTCATTGACTGCGACTCTTTTCAGATAGAGAATAAAAAGACCGGCAAAAAATTCTTCACAAAAGTCGCAACCGGAGATTATCTTGCACCTGAACTTATGGGCATAAATTTCCGCACTGAAAATATAGACAGGTATTATTCAGACCTCTTTTCACTCTCCATTCTCATATTCAAATTCCTGATGAACGGTGTTCATCCCTTTCAGGCGAGAGGGAAAGGAGTTGATGACTACCCGACAACCGAGCATAAGATAAAGAACGGAATATTTCCCTACCTGAGAAATGTCAGGCAGATATATCCGCCACTCTATGCCCCGCCTTATGCCATACTCCCGCCTGAGATAAGGGCACTGTTTGAGAGATGCTTCGTTAAAGGCATAGATAAGCCGTATATGCGCCCGGATGCAGAAGAATGGGTAAAAGTACTGCAGGATGAACTTTCCGGGCTGAAACAGTGCTGCAATAACCCAAACCACTGGCACTCCGGATATCTTCAGGTATGTCCCTGGTGTGAAATACTGAAGATTAAAAAGAAGGAATATTTCCCATATAACGGCCCAAAAGTTGTAAAACCCGAGTCAGGAGCAGTGGAAAACGGAGCCGGCAGAGAGAATCCGGCCGGTGAACCGGCAGAAAATATTAAAAAAAATCAGGAAAACGCAGCTGAAAAGAGAGAACCTGACAGGGCAAAAGATGAAAAGAGAACATATGCGACAGCAGCAGCAAAAGTTCCGGTAAGGAAAATACCTTCAGAAACAGGCATTCCTCCGGAAAAAGAAAAGAGAAAAACTGTTACATCCGGAGAAAAAGAAGGCAGGGTAGATTCGGATATAAACCCATCATCAGATCCGGAGAATAAAAGTACTCCAATATGCCCCCCTCCAAAAGCGGCAGATAATCCGGTCACAGATAATCCGGTCACAGGTAATCCGGTCACAGATAATCCAGCCACAGATAATCCGGTCACAGATAATCCGGTCACAGGTAATCCGGTCACAATTACATCCCGGATAAAGAATACAGCCATGCCCGATACAGGTAAAAATTCAGCTGCAATAAAAGATAATACAAATACGGCCGGAGATAGCAGACAGATAAAAGATATAAAATCCACATATCCGAAAACACCAGGGATAAATGCCGGGCCGATTACAAAAACTGAAAAAATAAAAACTGAAAAAAAGAAAGTTGGAAAAACGGAAGTTGGAAAAACGGAAGTTGGAAAAACGGAAACTCTCCCTGAAAAGAGAGAGACTGCTCTGTTAAAACCGGAGATCATACCGGGTGCAATTGATCTGAAATTTGACCCGGACTGTGACAATAAGGCAGAGATAGAGATAATAAACAGAAATGAAGAACCTCTTGAAATTACAGCAGAACCCCTCCACAGATGGATAATTCTTCCTGAGAAGGGTTTCACTGTCATAGACAGAAAAATTATTGAGATAACGGTTGACAGGTCACACTTTGAAGGCATAATTCCGGGCATAAAATACAAATCCTGGATAAGATTCAAAACACCGGCGGGACCTGAAAGGACTGAAATAAATGTCTCATTGCAGAAAAAACCCTTGCTGACCATAATTACGGATAAGAGGCTCATCTTCAGGGGCATTGAAAAGCCGGAGAAATACACTTCAGACGACAGTCAGAAGGAATATGCACAGAATATTGAGATAATCAATTCGGGAGAGAGAACACTTAAAGGTGAGATAACATCCGATAAAAACTGGATTGCCGCAGAACCGGAGAGTTTCTCCATAAAAGGAAAGCAGGAGATAAATATCACCATAATTCCGGAACATATGAGCGATAAAGCCATCCAGACCGGAAAAATAGCTGTAATATCAAACGGCGGCAGATGTGAGATACAGGTGATTGCATCACTGAGATGAATTCCGGGATAAGGCATACGTCCTGAAAATCAAAAGGCCGCCCGAAAGGCCGGACAGGAATATACCGGCATAAAGATCTAAAAATCTGAAAATACTTATATAATAGCCTCAAAACATAATTACACCAGAAATCCCGGCATTTCAGAAAAGAGATAAATTTCACCCTTACATCAGTTACGGTTACTGACCTGAGAAGAGAATTAAAAATGCGGACTCTATACACAGGTCAGAACTTTTTACTGCGGTACTTCAGCATCTGAGATACTCTTCTGTAATCATCATCAGACAACTGCCGTGCGGGTTTTCTGTTAATCATGCTCCACCTCCTTATAAATCATACAGATAATTCTCTCTTCTTTGGCCGGCATAAATCAGCCCCGAAGATAATTCAGAATCACGATAAAAACCAAAAATTACTCCATAAAATGTGATTTTTCCCAAACTGACCAACAAAGTTTCCGGGAATGAAAGGAACAGGTATATATTTATCAGAGACCGTAAAACATGACATTATGGCTAATGTAAAGACCGGAAAAGACTTCAAACCGGAAATTCAGTTTAAAAACTACAACCTGATCCTCACATCACTGACTGTGATATTTATAATCCTGTTATGTGCAGTATGGTTTGCATTTCCAATCTCAGAATTCCTGCCCGGAATGGCAGAGATATACATCGCGGCAATAATCATCCTCCCGCTTGTATTCGTTATATACTGGAACCCGCTTTACTACAGGTCAATTGTTTACAGACTTGACAATGAGGAGATGTCATGGAAGAGAGGTGTCTGGTTCAGGCAGACAGGCATAGTGCCGTACAACCGCATAACCAATGTAGATATTTCACAGGGGCCGCTGATGAGAATATATAATATCTCTGACCTTAAGATCCAGACTGCCGGTTATTCCGGGCAGAAAAATTCAGAGATAGCCATCAAAGGCATAGACAACCCTGAAGAGATACGTGACCTTATTCTGGACTATGTCAGAAACAGAAAGCCACAGACATCGGTAACCGGAGGGGAGGAGGAGAGAGGCGTCCATACAGATTACAATACAGGCAGCAGCACAACCGGCAGATATTCCGGTGAGAGTGACAGGGATTTAAACAGACAGATGCTGACTGAGCTTAAGGAGATAAAAAGACTGCTTGAAGAGAAGAGAGAAAGATAATATCCATCCGGAAATATCCGGCCCTTTTTTTATGTAAATCCGGCAGTAAATTCCGGAATAAAACTGATTATATGGAGAACATCAGCCATTGACCTTTTTATTCAGCATCAGGACATTCTCAACGCCATCCCTTGTATATATCATATCGTCAGAGAACTCCTTTACAAGATGAACACCAAGCCCGCCTATATCCCTCTCTTCAGCCGGAGAACCGGTATCAGGCACAGGGGCATCCTTAAGCGGGTTAAAAACCCGCCCCCTGTCACGGAACTCCATCTCAATTACCTCACCATTGAAGGTGCACCTGAATGAGAAAAAACCGCCCAGAATATAACCGTGGCTGACAATATTCTGGGTAATCTCCTCAAAGATAAGCTCTGCCCCCATAGATATCTTTTCAGGCACCAGAAGCATCAGAAGATAATCTGAAAAAGCCTCTGAAAGAGTGGACAGTTTATCCTCTGTCAGGGAATCCGTCCTGTAATAAAAAATTCTGCTCATATCATATCCACCTCTTGATTATATTTTTATTATTGCAATGATACACTGTATTTCCCGGATATCTTATAACACCTTCAGAATTACAAGCGTGATATCATCAAACTGTAATTCACCGGAAGAATGACTGCTGACAGATTCAGTTATTGAACCTGCAATCCTCTCCGGAGATTCATATCTGTTATTTAGAATGACCTCTTTTAACCTTTCCTCTCCAAACTCTTCATCATCACCGTTTATTGCCTCGGTAATGCCATCCGTAAAGTAAACTATCAGGTCTCCGGATGAGACATTAACCTCACCTGTGCCATACTCATTATCCTCAATAACACCAAGAGCCATCCCGGTCGGGTTGAGACGCAGGAATTCATCCCCGGAAGCTTTAAGGAGAAAAGGAGGGCAGTGGCCGGCATTTGCATAAACAATCCTGCCGGAACCGGGGTCAACAACCGAGTAGCAGAGCGTCACAAACATGCCGGACTCAGACTCACCTGAGATCATATTATTGGCACTCTCCAAAGCCCGCTTAACTGACCTGTGCCACCCTGCGCTTGCGTGCATAAGGGTCTTTGAGAGCATCATGAACAATGCCGCAGGCACACCCTTACCGGAAACGTCAGCGATTACAATGCCGGTACTGCCGCCGGCGCAGTCCACAAAGTCATAGAAATCCCCGCCTACCTCCTTTGCAGGAGTGTTCATGGCATAGAGGCTGAATCCCGGAATATCAGGCATCTTTTTGGGGAGGAAATCATTCTGGATCTCAGAGGCTATGTCAAGTTCGGCCTTATTCCTCGCAACCTCGGACCTGTAAAGATTCCTCTCCCCTTCAGTTTTTCTCTCAGTAAGGATATTACTGACAAGATACGAGAAGATGAACATACCTATTGCATTCGCAAGGATCATGGGTAGTGCCGCACGGCTTACAATCTCATACGCAACCTCAGGCGGACTTACAAGAAGGATGGTGATCAGCATATGAAAAGACTCCATAGCTACAGCAAAGGCAACCGCAATTTTAACCCCGGCAAAACGATCTTTAAGGAGGATATACAAAATTCCGGCAAAAACTCCGCTTAAGACTGTCGCAAGGCTGCATGGCAGGCAGGTCGGCCCGCCCATTGTAAACCTCTGCACACCACCGATAATACCCGCGCCAATACCGACATATGGTCCGCAGAAGAGACCGGCGGCCATCGGACCGAGATCACGGACATTCAGCGGTGCACCGAGCACCTCAACGCCGCCAAGGGTGCCGTAAACAGACAGCAGCCCGAAGAAGATAATAAGAACAGTCCGGTTCTTCCACGTAAACCTTCTCTCAAGAGCCTCAGTAAACCAGTGCGAACGGGTTACAAAGACAGAGAAAACTACAATTACACATATAAGACCAAAAAGGTCAAGAAACAGACTCAGTTCTCCGGCCATAAAAAAAATTTACATGCTGAATTATTCAAATTTCAGCAGGGCCTCTTTATCAGAATTACAGATATCAAATATACTGTCAAAACCTGATATCCTGAAGACATCACTTACAAAAGGCTTCAGACCCGACAGCTTTATCTCTCCGCCGAAAGGTTTTACCTTTTTTAACGCTGCAAGAAGAACTCTCAGCCCTGAACTGCTGATATAATCCACACCTTCCATATTCACAATAAATTTGTCAGAACCTGCCTCAATAAGAGATTTAAGCTTATCATCAAGGAGGGAGGAGTTTCTGGCATCAATACGGCCATTTACCAGAATAATATTTACTGAGCCGGATATTTTATTTTCAATCTCCATAGTTGATACAGTATTTCTACCATATCAGATAATATTTTTCTGGTTGACCTTCATAAATGTAAAACGGAATAACTGCCTCCCGCATGGACTTAATATTTATTATATACACCCGGAAAGGCAGGCGGCAGCATGGCCGGCATAACAGAAGAATAACCGCATTAAAAAGAGAGTATAAAGACCGGAGAGCAAATAATTGCAGATATTATCAATAAAGACAATCAGAGCAAAGAGAGAAGAACTTGAATCAGAATATGCTCTGCTGACCGAATTTCCGGAAGGAAAACTTGCAGAGATAATTGAAGATGTGGGATTTAAATGCACATTATGCGGGAAATGCTGCACAAAGGAGTTCAACGACCACGTATTCCTCCTCGACACGGACATCGACCGGGCAAAGAGAATAGATCCATCCTCAATAGTCCCTGCGCCTTATTTTGAACTCTGCGATCAGCACGGGAATTTCTATGTCTCCGGATATTCACTCAGATGCAGAGAAAACGGCGACTGCATATTTCTGAAAGAGAACAGGTGCACAATCTACAGTGACAGATTTTCAATATGCAGAGTATATCCGTTCATGCTTCACAGGGAGGAAGATGAAAACGGAGCATATGACTTCAGGCAGATCTCCGGATTAAACCTGCACGGCGAGTATAACCACCCGGTAAGCCGGGAGGAAGCAGAAGATATTGCCAAAAGGACGATAGCCTATGAGAAGGAATTTCTAAAAAAAGAGATTGCATTTTACAGTGCTGTACTTGAGTATTTTGATAAAAACGGTCTGAAACCTGTAAGAAGGATATACGACCGGAAGATGAAGGAATTCAATGATGATATTCCGGTTGTTGTCTATGTATTCAGCAAAGGGAATTTTGAGAGAAATACCGTTAAATTATCAGACTATACATCTGAGACCTGAATCAGAGATGATTACAGAGTCATGATTTACAGGGACATGATTTACAGGGACATGATTTACAGGGACATGATTTACAGGGACATGATTTACAGACAGGATAATTAATCCGAAGGTCAATTAATTACCCAATGGCTAAAAAGAAGTCAAAAAAGTCACCTATGTCAAAATATGTAGTGGCAATTGCAGTACTGCTCCTGTCACTTGCAGTCCTCACCGGGATCGGAAGCAAAACAGGATTAAATACAGCAGATTCCGGATTTATAGATGAAAATATCCCGGAGATCTCTGAATTTGAGAGATATATCGATATAATACTCTCCTTCATAAGAAATACCGGAAGCAAAAATCCTGCAGAAGAGACTGAGACAATAACTGCCGGCTCTTTTAACATCCAGGTATTCGGGCAGAGTAAGGCATCAGATGATGAAGTGATGACCACACTTGCCAGAATCATCCGGAACTTTGACATCATTGCCATTCAGGAGATAAGAGACAGTTCGGAAACAGCAGCACCCCTCCTGTTAGAGTATGTAAACTCTGACGGGTCAGATTACGGCATGTTTATCGGCGAACGGCTTGGCCGGACATCAAGCAAAGAGCAGTACGCCTTCATATACAACAGAAACACCATCAGGCCGGCAGGAGCACCTGTCACCTATCCTGACAGTACTGAAACAGATCTCTTCCACAGAGAGCCGTACATAATGCCCTTTGAGACCACAGGCGGGGACTTCACAGCAACCTATGCTGTAATCCATACAGACCCTGACGAGGCGGATGAAGAGATTCCGGCACTGATCCATGTCATGGATTATATGAAAGGGATACTTCCCGGAGATGACGCATTAATCCTCATGGGTGACCTCAACGCAGACTGCTCATACTTTGATGAGGATTCATATATCACGCTGAAATCAGAAAAATACAATTGGCTGATCGGCAACGGTGAGGACACCACCACCGGAAATACAGTCTGCACATATGACAGGATTATATTAAACGGCGGAGAGGATTACTACACAGGTGAGTCAGGAGTATTCAGGTTTGACACCATTTACGGACTCACCCGGGACGAATCACTGAAGGTATCCGACCATTACCCGGTTTATGCGAAATTTAAAATCTCCAGAGACGGGACAGTTCCTGCTGTAATCAGCACTCCCTCAGGCCCCTCAGACTCATGCAGCGGCGACAGCTGCATTCAGGAGTCCAAAATCATAATTACAGGGATAAACCCGGTTTCTGAAGAGGTAACCATACAGAATGCAGGGGATGAGGATAAACAGATCTCCGGATGGCGCCTCTCAGACAGCGGCAGTGAAAACTCATACATCTTCCCGCAGTACACGATAAGAGCCGGAGCATCAGTGACGATAACTCCGGATATGAACAGTACAGAAGAGAACATACTGGTCTGGCAGACCGGTGATGAGATCTGGGATGACAGCGGCGACTGCGCTTTTCTTTATGATGAGAACGGGAATCCGGCATCAGAGTTCTGCATCAGCATATGAAATGCCGCGTAACTTACAGGCGGGACCTTCACCGCCAAAATAAGATGCAGGCAGGCCGCGGGCAGGTCTCAGGGAATCCGGTAACGCCGTCTGCCACACGGCATCATAATCTTTTTTCAGTAATCAGGACCCCAGAATAACCTGATGAGAATTCCGGCACTAAAAGAGATCATACCCCGGATTCTATGCATAGACAAACTCCAGAGACAGACCATAATATCCCTGACATCCCTTTTAATCCTCACATTAACCGGATTCATATCAACAATCTACTTTGCCCATGTGCTCGGCGCAGAGGGACTTGGGGGTTATAAAATATTCCTTGCCTACCTTGCAGTATTCTCTCTCCTCTCCGAAGGCGGAATATCGGCCGCAATGATAAAAAGAATAAGCGAAGGTGGAGATTCCGGTTCATACTACTCGGCATCGCTCTTCCTGAGGGCCGTTCTGATAGCAGGAGTCATATCCGGAATTATAATCGCAAAACCGGCATTCATAGACCTGACAGAATCAGGACTCTATTACCTGCTCATCTTAGCCGTAATTTCGGGTGGGATATACAACCTCATAATCTCCGCCAACTATGGTGCAGGAATGGTTGGCATGAGCCAGATATCTGCTCTCGGAAATGAGACAGGCAGAATAACATCCCAGGTTTTAACGGTTTTTTTCGGATTCGGGTCTGCCGGACTTGCGGCCGGACATATAGCAGGGTTCATCACAGGGGCGGCCATCGCATTCCGCTACAGGACTGTCCGTCTGGCACGTTTTGGTATGGAGCACATAAGATCAATTTACACCTATGCAAAATGGTCCTTTCTCTCATGTGCAGGCACTACAATAACTGCTTAT
The sequence above is a segment of the Methanoplanus limicola DSM 2279 genome. Coding sequences within it:
- a CDS encoding protein kinase domain-containing protein — encoded protein: MDKTFVYDRKGIKYTLIRPPRKGGEGEVFRLSENPALCAKIYYRNVITEEICEKITSMTDNPPAGDLTEHNKKTRSASIAWPLSELYKYPGRKDFCGFLMPVIDTELFREAHMYYDPEDRSRYLSGSFTWKYLLTAAYNIACTVSAIHKSGHCIGDMSGSNILVARTAAISVIDCDSFQIENKKTGKKFFTKVATGDYLAPELMGINFRTENIDRYYSDLFSLSILIFKFLMNGVHPFQARGKGVDDYPTTEHKIKNGIFPYLRNVRQIYPPLYAPPYAILPPEIRALFERCFVKGIDKPYMRPDAEEWVKVLQDELSGLKQCCNNPNHWHSGYLQVCPWCEILKIKKKEYFPYNGPKVVKPESGAVENGAGRENPAGEPAENIKKNQENAAEKREPDRAKDEKRTYATAAAKVPVRKIPSETGIPPEKEKRKTVTSGEKEGRVDSDINPSSDPENKSTPICPPPKAADNPVTDNPVTGNPVTDNPATDNPVTDNPVTGNPVTITSRIKNTAMPDTGKNSAAIKDNTNTAGDSRQIKDIKSTYPKTPGINAGPITKTEKIKTEKKKVGKTEVGKTEVGKTETLPEKRETALLKPEIIPGAIDLKFDPDCDNKAEIEIINRNEEPLEITAEPLHRWIILPEKGFTVIDRKIIEITVDRSHFEGIIPGIKYKSWIRFKTPAGPERTEINVSLQKKPLLTIITDKRLIFRGIEKPEKYTSDDSQKEYAQNIEIINSGERTLKGEITSDKNWIAAEPESFSIKGKQEINITIIPEHMSDKAIQTGKIAVISNGGRCEIQVIASLR
- a CDS encoding PH domain-containing protein — protein: MKGTGIYLSETVKHDIMANVKTGKDFKPEIQFKNYNLILTSLTVIFIILLCAVWFAFPISEFLPGMAEIYIAAIIILPLVFVIYWNPLYYRSIVYRLDNEEMSWKRGVWFRQTGIVPYNRITNVDISQGPLMRIYNISDLKIQTAGYSGQKNSEIAIKGIDNPEEIRDLILDYVRNRKPQTSVTGGEEERGVHTDYNTGSSTTGRYSGESDRDLNRQMLTELKEIKRLLEEKRER
- a CDS encoding ATP-binding protein yields the protein MSRIFYYRTDSLTEDKLSTLSEAFSDYLLMLLVPEKISMGAELIFEEITQNIVSHGYILGGFFSFRCTFNGEVIEMEFRDRGRVFNPLKDAPVPDTGSPAEERDIGGLGVHLVKEFSDDMIYTRDGVENVLMLNKKVNG
- a CDS encoding PP2C family protein-serine/threonine phosphatase, with the translated sequence MAGELSLFLDLFGLICVIVVFSVFVTRSHWFTEALERRFTWKNRTVLIIFFGLLSVYGTLGGVEVLGAPLNVRDLGPMAAGLFCGPYVGIGAGIIGGVQRFTMGGPTCLPCSLATVLSGVFAGILYILLKDRFAGVKIAVAFAVAMESFHMLITILLVSPPEVAYEIVSRAALPMILANAIGMFIFSYLVSNILTERKTEGERNLYRSEVARNKAELDIASEIQNDFLPKKMPDIPGFSLYAMNTPAKEVGGDFYDFVDCAGGSTGIVIADVSGKGVPAALFMMLSKTLMHASAGWHRSVKRALESANNMISGESESGMFVTLCYSVVDPGSGRIVYANAGHCPPFLLKASGDEFLRLNPTGMALGVIEDNEYGTGEVNVSSGDLIVYFTDGITEAINGDDEEFGEERLKEVILNNRYESPERIAGSITESVSSHSSGELQFDDITLVILKVL
- a CDS encoding STAS domain-containing protein, with translation MEIENKISGSVNIILVNGRIDARNSSLLDDKLKSLIEAGSDKFIVNMEGVDYISSSGLRVLLAALKKVKPFGGEIKLSGLKPFVSDVFRISGFDSIFDICNSDKEALLKFE
- a CDS encoding YkgJ family cysteine cluster protein; this encodes MQILSIKTIRAKREELESEYALLTEFPEGKLAEIIEDVGFKCTLCGKCCTKEFNDHVFLLDTDIDRAKRIDPSSIVPAPYFELCDQHGNFYVSGYSLRCRENGDCIFLKENRCTIYSDRFSICRVYPFMLHREEDENGAYDFRQISGLNLHGEYNHPVSREEAEDIAKRTIAYEKEFLKKEIAFYSAVLEYFDKNGLKPVRRIYDRKMKEFNDDIPVVVYVFSKGNFERNTVKLSDYTSET
- a CDS encoding endonuclease/exonuclease/phosphatase family protein, which translates into the protein MAKKKSKKSPMSKYVVAIAVLLLSLAVLTGIGSKTGLNTADSGFIDENIPEISEFERYIDIILSFIRNTGSKNPAEETETITAGSFNIQVFGQSKASDDEVMTTLARIIRNFDIIAIQEIRDSSETAAPLLLEYVNSDGSDYGMFIGERLGRTSSKEQYAFIYNRNTIRPAGAPVTYPDSTETDLFHREPYIMPFETTGGDFTATYAVIHTDPDEADEEIPALIHVMDYMKGILPGDDALILMGDLNADCSYFDEDSYITLKSEKYNWLIGNGEDTTTGNTVCTYDRIILNGGEDYYTGESGVFRFDTIYGLTRDESLKVSDHYPVYAKFKISRDGTVPAVISTPSGPSDSCSGDSCIQESKIIITGINPVSEEVTIQNAGDEDKQISGWRLSDSGSENSYIFPQYTIRAGASVTITPDMNSTEENILVWQTGDEIWDDSGDCAFLYDENGNPASEFCISI